The Hymenobacter swuensis DY53 genome includes the window CGAAATCCTATTTGTGGGTGCTAACGGCCGCATGGAAATGACCCGCGTGCCCGAGGCCGGCTACGACATTGTGGGCCTCGATATTGCGGGCCTGCAGCGTAGCCTCACGCCCAAAAACCTGCTGTTCCCTATTAAAGTGATGCGCGCCGTGCGCAAGGCCGGCAAAATCATCGAGAAGTTCCGCCCCGACGCCGTAGTAGGAGTGGGGGGCTACGCATCGGCCCCGGTGCTCATGGCCGCTACCTCCCGCAGTATTCCGGCTCTGATTCAGGAGCAGAATTCCTACGCCGGCCTCGTGAACAAGCTCATGGCCCGGCGGGTGCAACGCATCTGCGTGGCCTACGACGGCATGGAGAAGTTCTTCCCCGCCGACCGGCTGGTACTCACCGGCAACCCGGTCCGCACCGAAATTGCCGACGGGCAGCGAGCTGAGGCCCTGAAATTCTTCGGACTGGATGCCGCCCGGCCGGTGCTGCTGGTAATTGGGGGCAGCCTGGGGGCCCGCACGCTCAACCAGGCCACGGCCGCCGCGCTGCCGCGCCTGCGTGAGGCGGGCGTGCAACTGCTCTGGCAAACGGGCAAAACCTACTTCCCGGAAGCCGAAAAGCAGGCTGCGCCCTTCGCTGCCGATAACCTGAAGGCATTGGAGTTCGTGCGCCGCATGGACCTAGCCTACGCTGCCGCCGACGTGGTTATTTCGCGGGCCGGTGCCTTATCGGTTTCGGAACTGTGCCTCACGGGTAAGCCCAGCATTTTGGTGCCCTCGCCCAACGTGGCCGAAGACCATCAGACCAAAAATGCCTTAGCCCTCACCCAAAAAAACGCTGCCTTACTGGTGCGCGACGCCGAAGCGGAAGCTGTACTGTACGATCAGGCGCTGAATCTATTACAGGACCCGGTCCGGCAACAGCAGTTGGCTACCAACATCCGCCAACTGGCGTATCCACAGGCCACTACTACCATCGTGGACGAGTTATTGCAGTTGATTCCTAACCGCCGTTCCTAGCTTCCCGCCCCCCGTTTCTTGCTTCTAATTTCTGGCTACTTGAAAAAATACGTCTTCTTTCTCGGTATTGGTGGCATCGGTATGTCGGCGCTGGCGCGGTGGTTCCGGGCTAATGGCTATGCCGTGAGTGGCTACGACAAAACGCCTACCCCGCTAACGGAAGCTCTGACGGCCGAAGGTATTGCCATCCACTACCAGGATGCTGTGGACAATATTCCGCCGGAAGTGCGCCGGAACCGGGAGCAGACGCTGGTAGTCCTCACGCCGGCCATTCCGAAGGACCACCAGGAATGGGCCTGGCTGCGGGAGCAGGGCTACGATATTCAGAAACGCAGCCAGGTGCTGGGCCTGCTCACTCAAGGCCGTCCTACCATTGCCGTAGCTGGCACCCACGGCAAAACCACTACCAGCAGCATGGTGGCCCACCTGCTGCACCATGCCGGCGTGCCCTGCGCCGCTTTCCTGGGTGGCATCAGCGTAAATCTGGGCTCTAACTTGCTGCTGCCGGGGGAGGGAATGAAGAATAAAGAAGTAGAAACGAGCAATTCTTCCTCGTCTACCGAAGCCCCAACAACTAACAACCGGCAACCAACAACCAGCACCATTCCGGTGGTAGTAGAGGCCGATGAGTACGACCGGAGCTTCCTGACCCTGTTTCCCACCGTGGCCATCGTCACCAGCACCGATGCCGACCACCTCGATATCTATGGCCACAAGGAAGCTCTGGTAGAGTCGTTCCGGCAGTTTGTGGGCCAGATTCAGCCGGGCGGCACGCTCATCATCAACCATACTGCCGACCCCAGCGTGGCGGCGGCCGCGCCCGAGGGCGTGCGCGTCATTCGTTACGGCCTTTCGCTTGAGGAAGGGCCGGAATTGTATGCCACCAACATCACCGCCCAGGGCCACCAGTTTCACTTTGCCCTGCACAGCCCTCAAGGCACCACCGATGGCTTGGTACTGGCCGTTCCTGGCTACCACAACGTGGAAAACATGCTGGCCGCCTCCTGCGTGGCCGAACTCTACGGCCTCGGCCCCGATCAACTGCGCGCTGCCGTGGCAGCCTATAAGGGGGTAAAGCGCCGCTTCGAGTTTATTCTGACGGCTGGTACTGTTGCTGCGCCCAAGGTATATGTGGATGACTACGCCCATCACCCACGCGAAATAGAGGCTTTTCTTCGTTCTGTGCGCGCCCTATATCCGGGGCGGCGGCTCCGCGTCATCTTCCAGCCCCATCTGTTCAGCCGCACCCGCGACTTTGCCCCGGGATTCGCTGAAAGTCTGAGTCTTGCCGATGAAGTGGTGCTGCTGGATATCTACCCGGCCCGGGAGCTACCCATGCCCGGTATTACCTCCGAATTGATTTTGTCCCAAATAACTGCCGCAGAAAAATCGTTGCAGACGAAAGCAGAAATTTTGCGGAATGCCGAAACCAATCCGAATTTTGACGTATTAGCCACGGTTGGGGCGGGAGACATTGATCAACTGGTGCCTCAATTAAAGAATATTTTGGATATTCGCTGGAATGGAGCTGAAGCGTAAAGCCAATAACCTATTGTTTGCCTCTGCCTGCCTGCTACTGCTGGTCGGGCTCGGAGCATTTGCTGCCGTAAAACAAGCCAACCGGCCTGTAAACGGGGTTATTGTGTCCATCAGCAATGAGTTCAACAACTTCTTCATCAGTGAGCGGGAAGTAACCAGTCTGCTCACCCGTAAGGGCGAGGAACGCTTGGAAGGAGCCCGCCCCAGCGAGGTTGATCTGAAGGCCTTGGAAGCCCGGCTGAAAGCGCACAGCTTCGTAAAGGAAGCGCAGGTGTATCGTGACTTGGCCGGCAACCTGCACGCCGATGTGCGGCAGAACCGACCCATTGCCCGCCTCGTGCATGCCGATTCGCGGCAGGATAGCTACTTGGATACCGATGGCAACCGGTTGCCTCTCTCGCCCCTGTTCACTGCCCGTGTAGTACCCATTTCTCGCTCGGGCGGCCAGCCGCTAACTGCCGGGTTTTTTCAGGACAGCACCGGCGAGCAATACCTGAAGTTTCTGCGCTATATCGATGAGAAACCCTTCTGGCGGGCTCAGGTAGCCGAGGTGTTTGTCGGCCCGAACGGTAAGATTTCGTTTACCCAGCAAGTAGGTGACCAACGGATAGAATTTGGCTTTCCTGACAATATTTCAGAAAAATTTGCGAAACTGATGGTATTTTACCGTCAAATTCCCCCGGTCCTTGGCTGGGACACGTACCATCGTGTCAACGTCGAGTTCAAAGACCAAATCATCTGCGAATAAAATTATCAGTCTAAAAAGCTACCTTATAGCGGCTTAGGCTACCTTTTCCTGCAACCAACCGCAACTCTCTCGCCCCTCTTCCCCATGCAACACGATAAGATTGTAGTCGGCCTCGATATCGGCACCACCAAAATCTGCGCCCTAGTTGGGCGCAAAAATGAATTTGGGAAGCTCGAAATCCTGGGCATGGGGAAAGCCGTGTCGGAGGGCGTCGTGCGCGGCATTGTGTCGAATATCGATAAGACGGTGGATGCCATTAAAAAGGCAATCCGGCAGGCGGAAGAGCAGTCGGGCATCAACATCGGGGTGGTGAACGTGGGTATTGCCGGCCAGCATATCAAAAGCCTGCAGCACAACGGCAGCATCACCCGTGCTTCGGCTGATAACGAAATCACCCAGGCCGACGTGGAGCGCCTCACCAGCGACATGTACCGGCTGGTTACGCCTCCCGGCTCCCAGATTATCCACGTAATGCCCCAGGACTATAAGGTGGATTATGAGGAAGGTATTCTGGACCCCGTAGGCATGTCAGGTGTGCGGTTGGAGGGTAATTTCCACATCATTACCGCGCAGAGCACGGCCATCAACAATATCTACAAGTGCGTCACCAAGGCTGGCCTTGAAATTGACAACCTGATTCTGGAGCCGCTGGCGTCCAGCATGTCGGTGCTGTCTGACGAGGAAAAGGAAGCCGGCGTGGCCTTGATCGACATTGGGGGCGGCACAACTGACCTAGCGGTGTTCAAGGATGGCATCATCCGTCACGCGGCGGTGCTGCCTTTCGGCGGTAACATCATCACGTCCGATATCAAGCAGGGTTGCTTGGTGATGCAGAACCAGGCCGAGCAACTGAAAGTGAAGTTCGGAAAAGCCATTGCCGAGGAAGCTTCCGATTACGAAATCGTAAGCATTCCGGGTCTGCGCGACCGGGCTCCCAAGGAAATCAGCCTCAAAAATCTGGCCTACATCATTGAGGCCCGGATGGAGGAAATTGTGGAGCTGGTGTACGCCGAAATCCAGCGGTTGGGCTTCCAAGACAAGCTGGCCGCCGGCATCGTGCTGACGGGTGGTGGTTCGCAGCTACAGAATCTGGTGCAGCTGGCCGAATACGTGACTGGTATGGACACCCGCATTGGGTACCCCAACGAGCACTTGGGTAAAAGCAAGATCGAGGCCGTGAAGTCGCCCATGTACGCCACAACCGTTGGTCTGGTGCTGGCTGGTTACCGCTCCATTGACGACCGACTGGCCCAGCGACCCTACGACGAGCCCGAGCAGAATTACTACCGGGCTGCTCCGGAAACCCGGACTGCTTCGGTTGCTGCACCACAACCAGCCGCGCAGCCGCAGCCGCAAACCCAACCGGCTGCTCAGCCTGCGTCGGAGCAAGCCAAGAAGTCGTCGGGTGCCGGCGACTTCTTCCAGAAGATCATCAGCCGTACGAAAGGACTGCTCATTGATGACTTCGACGACAAGCAATACTAAGTTAGTTATGAGTGATGAATGATGAATGATGAATTACATGACGGCGAGAGCCATCTGATAATTCATCATTCATCATTCATCACTCATAATTCATAACTGACCCCAACTCATGAATTTTACCTTCGATATTCCAGCGCAGTCTAAGTCCATCATCAAGGTGATTGGTGTGGGCGGCGGCGGCTCCAATGCCGTGAACCACATGTTCAGCCAAGGCATCAAGGACGTGGAGTTCGTTATCTGCAACACTGATAAGCAGGCTCTGGCTTCTTCTACGGTGCCTAACCGCTTGCAGATAGGTGCTGACCTGACGGAAGGTCTGGGAGCCGGTGCTAACCCTGAGCGCGGCAAACAGGCCGCCATTGAAAGCCGGGAGCAAATCCGGGAACTGCTGAGCAACGGCACCAAAATGGTGTTTATCACGGCCGGAATGGGCGGTGGTACTGGCACCGGAGCCGCCCCCGTCATTGCCAAAGTAGCCAAAGAGCTGGGCATCCTCACAGTGGGTATCGTGACAGCGCCTTTCATGTTTGAGGGTAAGAAGAAGCGTCAGCAGGCGGAGCAGGGCATCAAGGAATTGAGCGATAACTGCGACACAGTGCTGGTAATTCTCAACGATAAGCTGCGCGAGATTTACGGCAACCTACCCATTCGCTCGGCTTTTGCCAAGGCCGATAATGTGTTGAGCACCGCTGCTAAATCCATTGCCGAGATTATTACGGTGACGGCTGATGTGAACGTGGACTTTGAAGACGTGAAAACCGTCATGAAGGACTCGGGGGCAGCCGTAATGGGTAGCAGCATCACGGAGGGCGAAAACCGGGCGAAACGCTCAGCGGAAGAGGCCTTAGCTTCGCCGCTGCTCAACAACACCGACATTCACGGCGCGCAGAAAATTCTGCTTAGCATTATGTCGGGTGACCAGGCCGAGTTGGAAATGGACGAACTCACGGAAATTACGGAGTACATCCAGGACAAGGCCGGTCAGAACGCCGAAGTTATTTTTGGCCACGGTATTGACCCCACGCTGGGCCAGAGCATCCGGGTGACGGTTATTGCTACCGGCTTCGCCCGCGATGCGCACAACATCACCAATGTGGTAGCTCGAGACTCGGAAAATGCGTTGCCGCAGCCTGATCCGCAAATCAACATCTTTGACAAGGACCGGCAGGATGCGCCGACCGTACCCACGTTCGGGACGCCCGTACCGGTAGCAGCCGAGCCGCAGCCCGTTACCCGCTACGACCTGGAAACCTCCGCGCCGGTACCTGTCGGGTACGATGCTTCCGTGGTATCGGCTCCGTCTATGCCAGCCTCGGAGCCGGTGCTTTCACAGCAGCCAGCCCAACCGGTTACCACGCACCACTCCTTGCCCCGGCCGTCGCTGGATGCCCGCGCCGAAGAGCGGCGGCAGCGTTTGCAGGCTCTCAGCAATGGGCTGAGCACGGATGCCATCAAGGATCAGCTGGAGACTCCGGCGTATCTGCGGCGGCAGGTAAAACTGGAGAATGTGGTGCCTTCCTCCGAGCAGAACATCAGCCGCTTCAACCTATCGGATGATAACGAACTGTTGGGCGACAACCGTTTCCTGCACGATAACGTGGACTAGCCAGTTGCTAACCGATCATACTATCAAGGGCCGCTTCCAGAACAGGAGCGGCCCTTGGTGTGTAAGCGAGTTAGCGAAGGGAGTCGGTAGCGGCCGAATCGGGAGGGATACGGTCAGGGGCCATTGGCTCATGGTCGGGGTTTAATGAGCGGCCTTTGGAAGTACGGGGAGTAAGCGTGCAGGAAGCCAGCAGGAGAGTCAGCAGTACTAAAACGAAAGGTTTCATGAGGCAGAGAATTTAGGTAGAGGTAGTACTGGTCGGGGGCGTAACCAGCGGTTCAGGGGCTCTTCCAGGCCGTAATGGAGGGCCACTGCTACGGCGTTGAGCAGTATGAACAATACTAAGTTGTTGGCAGTGAAGTTATTGGCCAGCCAATCGTGCATAACGCCCATATGGATCAGGTAAAACACATAGGAGCTTTTGCCAAGTACCTGCAATAAAGGCGTTGACAACAAGCGCTTTACCCAGGTGTCTTCCGTCAGTAAGCCCGCGAAGAGCAACAGGATGCCGCCGGGCAGAACTACATTATTGAGCGCAACCCCCAGGGGATGTTCCTGGCCATACGTGTAGCCGCCCTTAATGACTACCATAGCGCATACTACCGCTACTATTACCGCAAGGCCCGTGGCGGTAAGCAGCCCTCGGATACGATACCGCCGCAACCGGCCCTGCTGGTACCAGAAAGCCAGCTGCATACCCGCGTAAAACTCGAAACACCGGCCCGGAAAAGTGAACAGCAGCATAAACCCGAACGAACCGAAAAAGCCCGTAAAACGGCTGTAATGGGGCGCACATGCAAGTACCAGGCAAATGCCTACTGCCAGCAGTACAAACGGTTGCCACCACAGGAGTACTACCCGTCTGCGCAGTAGCCAGAAGGCCAGCGGGGCCGTCAGGTAAAAGCATTCCTCCACGGTGAGCGACCAGGCCTGGGCAATACCGGCGTACTTGGAGCCGTCAAAAAAGGAGTGTGTGAGGCTAAGGCTCAACACAATGTCACGCAGAAAAAATGTGCCCTGCTTCCAGAAAGCCAGGTACGTAAGCAGAGTGAGCAGAAAGTAGATGGGGTAAATGCGCGCAAAACGGTTGCGCATGTATCGTAGCCATTGGCTGGGCTGGGTCAGGTCGTGGGTGGAATAGCGGAGGGTAATCAGAAACCCGCTGAGCACGAAAAAAACGGGTACGCCAATGTGAAACTCGCTTACCAGCGCGCTGAATGGCACCAGCGCGGCATTACCCAGAAACGGATTGAAGTGGTGCAGAAACACCAGGTACGCCGCCATTGCCCGAACTCCGGTGAAGGCAGGCAGATAACGTTGCCGGATCGGCGCAGAAAACGCACCAGACTGAGTAAGCAGGAGGGAGGCAGACACAAACACGCAGATAAGGCCCTAAACCTACCGATTTCCAAAAGAGAATTGAACTACTGCCTGAACGGATCTGAAAACCGCTTATCGGTCAGGAAGGTAGAATCGGTGAGGGTTTTTAGAAAGGCCAGGAGTTGGGCCTTTTCCTGAACGGTGAGGTCGAGCTTGGTGCCGTTTGGCGTGTTGGAAAGCAGTACGTTAGGGTCGATGCCGGAGCTGGCCACTTGCACATGCTCATTGTAGTGGTCGAGTACGGACTCCAGGGTCTGGAACCGGCCGTCGTGCATGTACGGAGCAGTTTGAGCAATATTCCGCAAGCTGGGCGCTTTGAACTTGCCTCGGTCTGCAGGCAAACGGGTTATGCCACCCCGACCAGGGTCGGAGAAGGTCAAGTCAAGGCCGTTATTAAAGAATTCGGGCGAGCTGAACAGGCCGTTTTCACTGATGTGGCAGTGGTGGCAGGTGCCGCCCCGAATGAACAACCCGCTCACTTCGCCCGGATGATTATTGAACAAGGCCGCGCCGGCCCGCTCAGTGGGCGTCAGGGTGCCTTCCCGCCGCAGATATTTATCGTAGCGCGAATTGGCTGAGATGAGCGTCCGCTCGAACTGGGATAAGGCTTTTAGTACGTTGGTTTCCGTGATGGTACTGCTGCCGAAAGCCTGCTGAAACAGCGGCGGATACAGGTCGGTCTGCTGGAGCTTGCGCACGCCATCGGCCAGTAGTTGATGCATTTCTACCGGGTTTTCAATGGGAGTGCGGGCTTGCTGCTCCAGGCTGGTGGCGGCCCCGTCCCAGGTAAGCGTCTTCTCCCAGAGTAGGTTGACCAAAGACATCGTGTTGCGGCCGTGGCGTTGGCCTTCGGCGCCCAGAGCGCGTACCTGACCATCGGTGAAGGCGCGGCTCTGCTGGTGGCAGCTGCCGCACGATTGGGTGCCATTGCCCGAAAGACGCACTTCGTAAAACAGCTTCCGCCCCAGCTCAACACCTTCCACCGTCAAGGCATTGTCGGTCGGGACGGTTACGTTTTGCGGCAGGCCGGCAGGCAACACCAAGGCGTAGGGCGTCGTGGTATATGGATTCTGTACTTCCTCTTCGCCATTATTTCCATTCCCGCAACCGACAAGCAAGCTGGCCACGACCAGCAGAAGCAGCAACCGGACGGAGAGGTGAGTACATGATATAGTCATCAGAGGGCAGCCAGGAGTGCAGTTTCAAGATACCAATTTTCAACTGAACAAGCGGGACTCGGGCATGGGTTCCGGCCAGGCCGGAACACTGCCTGAAGCAACGTACTTTTGCTTGCCCTATTGCCGGCAGGTACCCATGAAAAACCGTCTGAATGCTCTATTGGCTGAATACCGGTTACTGCTGGGGTATCTGGGCCGCTGGCTGTTGCTGGGGGCCGCAGTAGCCGTGCTGGCAGGTACTGCATCGGCCGGCTTCCTGGTGGCCCTGGACTGGGTGACGAGCTGGCGGGAAGCGCATCAATGGGTTATTGCCCTATTGCCGGTAGGTGGTTTGCTGGTGGGGCTGTTGTACTATTACCTGGGACAGAGCGTGGAAGCAGGTAACAATCTGTTGCTGGAAGCAATACACCGGCCCCAAGCCCCAGTGCCTTTGCGGATGGTGCCCTTGGTGTTACTAGGAACCCTGCTTACTCACCTGTTTGGAGGATCAGCCGGGCGGGAGGGCACAGCCGTGCAAATGGGCGGTGCCCTGGCCGATCAACTCACCCACCGCCTGCGGCTCCGGCCCCGCGACCGGCCTGTTCTGCTGATTGCGGGTATTAGTGCGGGGTTTGCCTCGGTGTTTGGGACCCCACTGGCGGGAGCCGTATTTGGGCTGGAGGTATTCTTCCTGGGGCGGCTGCGCTACGATACCATTCTGCCCGCGTTTCTGGCCGCTGCCGGCGCCGATCTGGTTACGCGGGCCTGGGGAGTAGGCCATACGCACTACCCGTTGCTGGCGGCTCCGGCTTTATCCATAAGTAACCTGCTGCTGGTCGCCGCCGCTGGTATTGCGTTTGGGCTGACCGGCCGCCTGTTCGCGGCCACCACGCACGCGGTAGGTGCTTTCTACAAAAACCGGATAGCCTGGCCGCCGCTCCGGCCGGTAGTGGGGGGAGTAGTGGTAGCCCTGCTTGTGTGGGCACTGGGTACGACGGACTACATTGGATTAGGGGTGCCGACTATCGTAGCCGCGCTGCAAGGCCCCGTTCTGCCGTATGCTTTTGCGCTCAAACTGACCCTTACCGCCCTTACGCTGGGAGCAGGCTTCAAAGGGGGCGAGGTTACGCCGCTGTTCTTTGTGGGCGCTACCTTGGGCAACGTGCTGGGGCTGGTAGTACCGCTGCCATTGCCACTGCTGGCCGGAATGGGATTTGTGGCCGTGTTTGCTGGTGCCGCCAATACGCCGTTGGCCTGCACATTGATGGCAATGGAGCTATTCGGGCACGAATGCGGGGTGTATGCAGGGTTGGCATGCGTGGTCAGCTACCTCTTTTCCGGGCATCAGGGTATTTATGGGGCGCAGGTAGTAGGGGAGCCCAAACACCGCCGCTGGCTGCGGCAGCAGGGGAAGCGCCTGCGTGAGTTGTAGGTGGAGTGTTGAACGGGTAGGTAAATAAG containing:
- the murG gene encoding undecaprenyldiphospho-muramoylpentapeptide beta-N-acetylglucosaminyltransferase, encoding MSITPATSTSAPFRIIISGGGTGGHIFPAVAIANEVRRRHPEAEILFVGANGRMEMTRVPEAGYDIVGLDIAGLQRSLTPKNLLFPIKVMRAVRKAGKIIEKFRPDAVVGVGGYASAPVLMAATSRSIPALIQEQNSYAGLVNKLMARRVQRICVAYDGMEKFFPADRLVLTGNPVRTEIADGQRAEALKFFGLDAARPVLLVIGGSLGARTLNQATAAALPRLREAGVQLLWQTGKTYFPEAEKQAAPFAADNLKALEFVRRMDLAYAAADVVISRAGALSVSELCLTGKPSILVPSPNVAEDHQTKNALALTQKNAALLVRDAEAEAVLYDQALNLLQDPVRQQQLATNIRQLAYPQATTTIVDELLQLIPNRRS
- a CDS encoding UDP-N-acetylmuramate--L-alanine ligase, with translation MSALARWFRANGYAVSGYDKTPTPLTEALTAEGIAIHYQDAVDNIPPEVRRNREQTLVVLTPAIPKDHQEWAWLREQGYDIQKRSQVLGLLTQGRPTIAVAGTHGKTTTSSMVAHLLHHAGVPCAAFLGGISVNLGSNLLLPGEGMKNKEVETSNSSSSTEAPTTNNRQPTTSTIPVVVEADEYDRSFLTLFPTVAIVTSTDADHLDIYGHKEALVESFRQFVGQIQPGGTLIINHTADPSVAAAAPEGVRVIRYGLSLEEGPELYATNITAQGHQFHFALHSPQGTTDGLVLAVPGYHNVENMLAASCVAELYGLGPDQLRAAVAAYKGVKRRFEFILTAGTVAAPKVYVDDYAHHPREIEAFLRSVRALYPGRRLRVIFQPHLFSRTRDFAPGFAESLSLADEVVLLDIYPARELPMPGITSELILSQITAAEKSLQTKAEILRNAETNPNFDVLATVGAGDIDQLVPQLKNILDIRWNGAEA
- a CDS encoding cell division protein FtsQ/DivIB; this translates as MELKRKANNLLFASACLLLLVGLGAFAAVKQANRPVNGVIVSISNEFNNFFISEREVTSLLTRKGEERLEGARPSEVDLKALEARLKAHSFVKEAQVYRDLAGNLHADVRQNRPIARLVHADSRQDSYLDTDGNRLPLSPLFTARVVPISRSGGQPLTAGFFQDSTGEQYLKFLRYIDEKPFWRAQVAEVFVGPNGKISFTQQVGDQRIEFGFPDNISEKFAKLMVFYRQIPPVLGWDTYHRVNVEFKDQIICE
- the ftsA gene encoding cell division protein FtsA, with the translated sequence MQHDKIVVGLDIGTTKICALVGRKNEFGKLEILGMGKAVSEGVVRGIVSNIDKTVDAIKKAIRQAEEQSGINIGVVNVGIAGQHIKSLQHNGSITRASADNEITQADVERLTSDMYRLVTPPGSQIIHVMPQDYKVDYEEGILDPVGMSGVRLEGNFHIITAQSTAINNIYKCVTKAGLEIDNLILEPLASSMSVLSDEEKEAGVALIDIGGGTTDLAVFKDGIIRHAAVLPFGGNIITSDIKQGCLVMQNQAEQLKVKFGKAIAEEASDYEIVSIPGLRDRAPKEISLKNLAYIIEARMEEIVELVYAEIQRLGFQDKLAAGIVLTGGGSQLQNLVQLAEYVTGMDTRIGYPNEHLGKSKIEAVKSPMYATTVGLVLAGYRSIDDRLAQRPYDEPEQNYYRAAPETRTASVAAPQPAAQPQPQTQPAAQPASEQAKKSSGAGDFFQKIISRTKGLLIDDFDDKQY
- the ftsZ gene encoding cell division protein FtsZ, which encodes MNFTFDIPAQSKSIIKVIGVGGGGSNAVNHMFSQGIKDVEFVICNTDKQALASSTVPNRLQIGADLTEGLGAGANPERGKQAAIESREQIRELLSNGTKMVFITAGMGGGTGTGAAPVIAKVAKELGILTVGIVTAPFMFEGKKKRQQAEQGIKELSDNCDTVLVILNDKLREIYGNLPIRSAFAKADNVLSTAAKSIAEIITVTADVNVDFEDVKTVMKDSGAAVMGSSITEGENRAKRSAEEALASPLLNNTDIHGAQKILLSIMSGDQAELEMDELTEITEYIQDKAGQNAEVIFGHGIDPTLGQSIRVTVIATGFARDAHNITNVVARDSENALPQPDPQINIFDKDRQDAPTVPTFGTPVPVAAEPQPVTRYDLETSAPVPVGYDASVVSAPSMPASEPVLSQQPAQPVTTHHSLPRPSLDARAEERRQRLQALSNGLSTDAIKDQLETPAYLRRQVKLENVVPSSEQNISRFNLSDDNELLGDNRFLHDNVD
- a CDS encoding acyltransferase family protein, with product MSASLLLTQSGAFSAPIRQRYLPAFTGVRAMAAYLVFLHHFNPFLGNAALVPFSALVSEFHIGVPVFFVLSGFLITLRYSTHDLTQPSQWLRYMRNRFARIYPIYFLLTLLTYLAFWKQGTFFLRDIVLSLSLTHSFFDGSKYAGIAQAWSLTVEECFYLTAPLAFWLLRRRVVLLWWQPFVLLAVGICLVLACAPHYSRFTGFFGSFGFMLLFTFPGRCFEFYAGMQLAFWYQQGRLRRYRIRGLLTATGLAVIVAVVCAMVVIKGGYTYGQEHPLGVALNNVVLPGGILLLFAGLLTEDTWVKRLLSTPLLQVLGKSSYVFYLIHMGVMHDWLANNFTANNLVLFILLNAVAVALHYGLEEPLNRWLRPRPVLPLPKFSAS
- a CDS encoding cytochrome-c peroxidase; protein product: MASLLVGCGNGNNGEEEVQNPYTTTPYALVLPAGLPQNVTVPTDNALTVEGVELGRKLFYEVRLSGNGTQSCGSCHQQSRAFTDGQVRALGAEGQRHGRNTMSLVNLLWEKTLTWDGAATSLEQQARTPIENPVEMHQLLADGVRKLQQTDLYPPLFQQAFGSSTITETNVLKALSQFERTLISANSRYDKYLRREGTLTPTERAGAALFNNHPGEVSGLFIRGGTCHHCHISENGLFSSPEFFNNGLDLTFSDPGRGGITRLPADRGKFKAPSLRNIAQTAPYMHDGRFQTLESVLDHYNEHVQVASSGIDPNVLLSNTPNGTKLDLTVQEKAQLLAFLKTLTDSTFLTDKRFSDPFRQ
- a CDS encoding chloride channel protein; translated protein: MKNRLNALLAEYRLLLGYLGRWLLLGAAVAVLAGTASAGFLVALDWVTSWREAHQWVIALLPVGGLLVGLLYYYLGQSVEAGNNLLLEAIHRPQAPVPLRMVPLVLLGTLLTHLFGGSAGREGTAVQMGGALADQLTHRLRLRPRDRPVLLIAGISAGFASVFGTPLAGAVFGLEVFFLGRLRYDTILPAFLAAAGADLVTRAWGVGHTHYPLLAAPALSISNLLLVAAAGIAFGLTGRLFAATTHAVGAFYKNRIAWPPLRPVVGGVVVALLVWALGTTDYIGLGVPTIVAALQGPVLPYAFALKLTLTALTLGAGFKGGEVTPLFFVGATLGNVLGLVVPLPLPLLAGMGFVAVFAGAANTPLACTLMAMELFGHECGVYAGLACVVSYLFSGHQGIYGAQVVGEPKHRRWLRQQGKRLREL